The Deltaproteobacteria bacterium genome includes a window with the following:
- a CDS encoding TolC family protein: MRGINQLLSRRLRRAQKFDLKVAEYKFIPKVMLDSTAQRNSSSVTGDDPRLTTGSFVSDNATFSATVTQQLPTGGRLDLTAAHYLDSAHTTGLQRADSYGLFLTQPLLKGGGMEVGTASIKNARFTDSVNQLYLKTTLMDTVSSVIYAYWYFLQTVKQIEISRQSLERAKESMAVTRELITAGRMSEMEIVQNEADIANREISLLSSENNADAARIALLKLFDLGRNTPLVPTEPLTVESALPTYEECRQQAFVNRTDYLIAALNVDIAKTNVTVAQNNRLWDLSLIGGVEKSPVTAWEQPRFEGTTDNWNTGIRLSIPLGDLTPQQGYVAAKVGLDKAEVAFAKVKDTVELELRDTLREAEMKLRQVKLAQESRKLYERKLDVEKEKLRAGRSTNFQVVSSQNDLFFARNYELTSIISYVTARTALDRVLGVTLEKWGIKVADRSGDEKYYK; this comes from the coding sequence ATGCGTGGGATAAATCAACTGCTTTCAAGGAGACTCCGCCGGGCACAGAAATTCGATCTCAAGGTGGCCGAATACAAGTTTATTCCTAAGGTGATGCTCGATTCGACAGCACAGAGAAACTCTTCATCGGTAACGGGTGATGACCCTCGCCTTACCACGGGGTCCTTCGTATCAGACAATGCAACTTTCTCCGCCACAGTGACCCAGCAACTGCCTACCGGGGGACGTCTGGACCTAACGGCGGCTCATTATTTAGACAGCGCACATACAACCGGATTGCAGCGTGCAGATTCATACGGTCTCTTCCTGACGCAGCCGCTCCTGAAAGGAGGCGGAATGGAAGTGGGAACTGCCTCAATAAAGAACGCACGGTTTACTGACAGTGTGAACCAATTATACTTAAAAACAACGCTTATGGACACGGTTAGTTCGGTCATTTATGCCTATTGGTACTTCCTGCAAACGGTAAAGCAGATCGAAATCAGCAGGCAATCCCTGGAAAGAGCCAAAGAAAGCATGGCCGTGACGCGGGAACTCATTACCGCGGGCCGGATGTCGGAGATGGAGATAGTTCAGAATGAGGCAGACATAGCCAATAGGGAGATAAGCCTTCTCTCTTCAGAAAATAATGCCGATGCCGCACGGATAGCACTGCTGAAGCTTTTTGACCTGGGAAGGAACACCCCACTTGTCCCCACGGAGCCGCTTACCGTGGAATCCGCCCTCCCCACCTACGAAGAGTGCCGTCAACAGGCTTTTGTCAACCGGACCGATTACCTTATCGCCGCCCTCAATGTGGATATTGCCAAGACAAACGTCACTGTAGCACAGAATAACAGGCTGTGGGATTTGTCGCTCATCGGCGGTGTGGAGAAGAGTCCGGTGACTGCCTGGGAACAGCCGCGATTCGAAGGGACCACCGACAATTGGAATACCGGCATTCGCCTGTCCATACCATTGGGGGACTTGACCCCTCAACAAGGCTACGTTGCCGCAAAGGTCGGTCTTGACAAAGCTGAGGTGGCCTTTGCCAAGGTGAAGGATACCGTGGAACTCGAACTTAGAGATACCCTGAGGGAGGCAGAAATGAAACTGAGGCAAGTGAAGCTGGCACAGGAGTCACGCAAACTTTACGAGCGAAAGCTGGACGTGGAAAAGGAGAAACTCCGGGCAGGACGCTCGACAAACTTTCAAGTAGTGTCTTCCCAAAACGACCTCTTTTTTGCCCGGAATTATGAACTCACCTCGATCATCAGCTATGTTACCGCACGCACCGCTCTGGACAGGGTTTTGGGCGTCACCCTTGAAAAGTGGGGAATAAAGGTAGCCGATCGTTCGGGAGATGAGAAATATTATAAATAG
- a CDS encoding tyrosine-type recombinase/integrase, producing MEELKFNQGINDLRLEVCFHTCRHSYASWMIEQEQDLYTVQKLLGHKTNVMTQRYAHLSENSLMDAAKALGQAWQKAPEQDQQTGEEAATG from the coding sequence GTGGAGGAATTGAAATTCAATCAGGGCATTAACGATCTCCGGTTAGAGGTATGCTTTCACACCTGTCGGCATAGTTACGCTTCATGGATGATCGAGCAGGAGCAAGATTTATATACCGTTCAGAAGCTCTTAGGCCACAAGACAAACGTAATGACGCAGCGATATGCCCACCTGAGCGAAAACAGTCTTATGGACGCTGCCAAAGCATTGGGGCAAGCATGGCAGAAGGCTCCCGAGCAGGATCAACAGACCGGCGAAGAGGCCGCAACCGGATAA
- a CDS encoding cytotoxic translational repressor of toxin-antitoxin stability system, with amino-acid sequence MAWTIKEKKGLHKRVRDLPENVQNLLIALKKDMEANGPIRGDWPNFSALSGTRYHCHLKKGHPTYVAIWEVTDKEI; translated from the coding sequence ATGGCGTGGACGATTAAGGAAAAGAAGGGGCTTCACAAACGGGTCAGGGATTTACCTGAGAACGTTCAGAACCTTCTCATTGCCCTGAAAAAGGATATGGAAGCAAACGGGCCGATCCGGGGAGACTGGCCGAATTTCAGCGCCCTGTCCGGCACCCGTTATCACTGTCATTTAAAGAAAGGCCACCCGACCTATGTGGCGATATGGGAAGTGACGGACAAAGAAATATAA
- a CDS encoding dodecin family protein: MPESTYKVIELVGASKVSWEDAAKKAVETAAKTLKDLRIAEVVKLDMTVEDGKVAMFRVRISLSFKYLGE; the protein is encoded by the coding sequence ATGCCTGAAAGTACTTACAAAGTTATCGAGTTAGTTGGAGCAAGCAAAGTTTCCTGGGAAGACGCGGCTAAAAAAGCCGTAGAAACAGCAGCCAAGACCTTGAAAGACCTCCGTATTGCCGAAGTCGTCAAGCTTGACATGACTGTTGAGGATGGCAAAGTGGCAATGTTTCGCGTCAGAATTAGTTTATCTTTCAAATATTTGGGAGAATAA
- a CDS encoding transcription termination factor Rho produces MSEETHKEHDGKHLEKLTIKELREIAAEIPHERAILDMKKEELVALIKEAWGIKNETPVKKRKHLAKIKMTKPELKARISELKVMKLQALESNDNNNVVMLRHQISQLKKKSRRFAAA; encoded by the coding sequence ATGTCAGAAGAAACTCATAAAGAACATGACGGAAAACATCTGGAAAAGTTGACTATCAAGGAATTGCGGGAGATTGCGGCAGAGATTCCCCATGAAAGGGCAATCCTTGACATGAAGAAGGAGGAACTCGTCGCCTTAATCAAAGAAGCCTGGGGTATCAAAAACGAAACACCGGTTAAGAAAAGGAAACATTTAGCCAAGATCAAAATGACAAAACCAGAGCTCAAAGCAAGAATCTCCGAACTGAAAGTCATGAAATTGCAGGCGTTGGAATCAAATGATAACAATAACGTCGTCATGCTGCGGCATCAGATCAGTCAGCTTAAGAAAAAGTCAAGACGCTTT
- a CDS encoding helix-turn-helix transcriptional regulator translates to MQAHTKKHPTETVELRFIGPIVNIARAIESLKPLGFVDTSDSVPWRDAYPECSEAQLIGKALAGARYREGLTQMKLAELTGIPQRHISEMENGKRSIGKEMAKRLGKALNIGYKVFL, encoded by the coding sequence ATGCAGGCACACACGAAAAAGCACCCTACTGAAACCGTTGAACTGCGATTCATCGGGCCGATTGTGAATATTGCGCGGGCCATCGAAAGCTTGAAGCCGTTGGGGTTTGTGGATACGTCCGATTCTGTCCCGTGGCGCGATGCTTACCCGGAATGCTCGGAAGCGCAGCTTATCGGCAAGGCTCTGGCCGGGGCAAGATACCGGGAAGGGTTGACGCAGATGAAACTTGCCGAACTGACCGGCATCCCCCAGCGCCACATCAGCGAGATGGAAAACGGCAAGCGCTCAATCGGCAAGGAAATGGCGAAGCGCTTGGGGAAGGCATTGAACATAGGGTACAAGGTCTTCCTGTAA